In one Lycium barbarum isolate Lr01 chromosome 7, ASM1917538v2, whole genome shotgun sequence genomic region, the following are encoded:
- the LOC132602529 gene encoding uncharacterized protein LOC132602529 — translation MPVVTDTPHQLTSIFPKFTLHSSPHTQTFPFDRKIKKKKMAISDKVTGNLTTLYLAMIGVMKAYGLITGRNFSGCFVLILSTAAVVVVLIVSLTWDIWLKTRNAMNRDHTDHHQNHEFCRGGICWHGVAVSSPASQVRFRLPQNRI, via the coding sequence ATGCCAGTTGTCACCGACACACCTCACCAGCTCACCTCCATTTTCCCTAAATTCACACTCCACAGTAGTCCACACACACAAACTTTTCCATTTGAcagaaagataaaaaaaaaaaaaatggcgatTTCAGACAAAGTTACAGGGAATTTAACAACATTGTACCTAGCAATGATTGGTGTAATGAAAGCTTACGGTTTAATTACTGGTCGAAACTTTAGTGGTTGTTTTGTGCTCATTCTTTCAACGGCTGCagttgttgttgtgttgattgtgaGTCTAACGTGGGATATATGGCTAAAAACTAGAAATGCTATGAATCGTGATCATACAGATCATCATCAAAATCATGAATTTTGTCGAGGTGGCATTTGCTGGCACGGTGTTGCTGTTAGTTCTCCCGCGTCTCAGGTCCGGTTCCGGCTACCTCAAAATCGTATCTAG
- the LOC132602528 gene encoding uncharacterized protein LOC132602528 → MNQKREVLQYQGSLCPRIRKLVEEKKKAASASIPTWAGQFLFQVKTMYGEQFSVDLNGRTCSCREWDLTGIPCAHAISCIFSIRENPENFINDCYKKATQMRIYEPVIAPMDGPDMWETTDLLPVQPPTYEPKKGKLNKNRRKEPDEIEASKRKAVEMKKQRREKKRKQSASNDLNAAATNVTKLSKKGRLGRCSKCLQTGHNKTTCKKNSDSLNSIAPPQAIPTTRVWSQNATSQSHPSKQIHFESTNWIGHINEPSKLNPKRPAEDGSSQMPAQAQVGSIVINAEKYKWNGKNCISLQSLQNTSVSMKSNNKSFDKEENRSN, encoded by the exons ATGAATCAAAAGAGGGAGGTGCTCCAGTACCAAG GAAGTTTATGCCCTCGAATTCGGAAATtagtagaagaaaagaaaaaggcagCATCTGCATCAATTCCTACTTGGGCTGGACAATTTCTATTTCAAGTAAAAACTATGTATGGTGAACAATTTAGTGTTGACTTGAATGGGAGAACCTGTTCTTGTAGGGAATGGGACCTTACAGGAATCCCATGCGCACATGCAATAAGCTGCATATTCAGTATACGAGAGAATccagaaaatttcataaatgattGTTACAAGAAGGCTACTCAAATGAGGATTTATGAGCCAGTCATTGCTCCTATGGACGGACCTGATATGTGGGAAACTACTGATCTACTTCCTGTTCAACCTCCTACTTATGAGCCAAAGaaaggtaagttgaacaaaaatagaagaaaagaaCCTGATGAAATTGAAGCCTCCAAGAGAAAAGCTGTTGAGATGAAAAAAcagagaagagagaaaaagagaaaaCAGTCTGCATCAAATGACTTGAATGCAGCAGCCACAAATGTTACCAAATTAAGTAAGAAAGGGAGGTTAGGGAGATGCAGCAAGTGCTTGCAAACTGGTCACAATAAAACAACTTGCAAGAAGAATAGCGATTCTCTGAATTCAATAGCTCCACCACAAGCTATTCCAACAACTCGAGTTTGGTCACAAAATGCTACAAGTCAATCCCACCCAAGTAAGCAAATCCATTTTGAGTCCACCAATTGGATTGGGCATATAAATGAACCTTCTAAACTCAAT CCAAAAAGGCCAGCGGAGGACGGTTCATCTCAGATGCCTGCACAAGCTCAAGTTGGCAGTATTGTGATAAATGCTGAGAAGTACAAGTGGAATGGAAAAAATTGTATTAGCTTGCAAAGCCTTCAAAATACAAGTGTTTCAATGAAGTCCAACAATAAGAGCTTTGACAAGGAAGAGAATAGAAGCAATTAA
- the LOC132604068 gene encoding uncharacterized protein LOC132604068, whose product MGLNFLTTLAKRTTIQHSKHYFSSKNSISRIYTDSTKSCTNNFNTNTVLKTPCFSFLFSLRKSYSSSSKKTQVGFLGWYLGALDSRPIITKSISSAIIYAASDVTSQMITMSPSDSLDIIRTLRMAGFGLLILGTAQHHWFGFVARVLPKRDIISTLKKLLMGQLLFGPVINSIFFSFNAALQGENGEEIVARLKRDLLPTMMNGLMYWPLCDFLTYKVIPVHLQPLANSAFAYAWTIYLTYVASSQKAVAV is encoded by the exons ATGGGACTAAATTTTCTAACAACCTTAGCTAAACGCACCACAATTCAACATTCAAAACACTATTTCAGTTCCAAGAATTCAATTTCAAGAATATATACAGACTCTACTAAATCTtgtactaacaatttcaatacaAATACAGTACTTAAAACCCCTTGTTTCTCATTTTTATTTTCTCTTAgaaaatcatattcatcatcttcaaAAAAGACTCAAGTTGGATTTTTGGGATGGTATTTAGGAGCACTAGACTCTCGTCCAATTATTACTAAAAGTATTTCCTCTGCTATTATTTATGCTGCTTCTGATGTTACTTCCCAG ATGATTACGATGTCACCTTCAGATTCTTTAGATATAATTAGGACTCTGCGAATGGCTGGCTTTGGACTTTTAATTTTAGGAACAGCACAACACCATTGGTTTGGCTTTGTGGCAAGGGTATTGCCAAAGAGGGATATCATTAGTACGTTGAAGAAGCTGTTGATGGGACAGCTTTTATTTGGGCCTGTTATTAATtcgattttcttctctttcaatgCTGCTCTACAAG GTGAGAATGGGGAGGAAATCGTTGCAAGGTTGAAGCGTGACCTGCTCCCAACAATGATGAATGGCCTAATGTACTGGCCGCTGTGTGATTTCTTGACATATAAAGTAATCCCCGTCCATTTGCAG CCATTGGCCAATAGTGCATTTGCATATGCCTGGACAATATATTTGACGTATGTGGCAAGTTCACAGAAAGCTGTTGCTGTTTAG
- the LOC132604067 gene encoding uncharacterized protein LOC132604067, translated as MKAFEFTVLFLVMGITAFVTFSCFSTGGMSFKWQNNDMPMTIKSRKLQDNGYGSSTNGGDSSNLGLEDYRPIDPVPSWKASIRPGPIEHGTPLMPYIPKPSPPPISTNDGLP; from the exons ATGAAGGCTTTTGAGTTCACTGTTCTGTTTTTGGTGATGGGGATTACAGCTTTTGTGACCTTTAGTTGCTTCAGCACTGGAG GAATGTCCTTCAAATGGCAAAATAACGATATGCCGATGACCATAAAGAGCAGAAAGCTGCAG GACAATGGCTACGGTTCAAGCACCAATGGGGGCGACTCAAGCAACTTAGGTCTGGAAGATTATCGTCCCATAGATCCAGTTCCTAGCTGGAAAGCTTCTATAAGACCAGGGCCTATCGAGCATGGTACTCCTCTTATGCCTTATATTCCCAAGCCTTCACCTCCCCCTATTAGCACCAATGATGGGCTCCCATAA